The genomic region GCGCCTTTCGGCCCCGCGGATCTCGTCGCCAAGGTGAAGACGCTCGATCCCGCGCTGCCCTTCGAGGGCCAGCAGCTCGGCCCCTGTCAGCCCGAGTGGCTCGCGCTGCTGCTTCAGTTCGCGCAGACCGAGGAGGACGTCCCCCACGCCCAGCGCGCGCGGCACATTCTCCCGCGGGTGCTCGCGCGCGAACTCGGTCTCCACGAGCTGCAGACCGTGGTGTCCGCCGCCGAGGACCTGCTCGAGGGCGGCGACCTGGACCGCGCCGACGCCCTGCTCCCGCTCGTCCTCGAGCCGCTCGCCGCGCAGCCGGAGCTGCTGGAGCGCGTGCTGGCCGCGCTGGCCCGAGGCGTGAACGCCGCGGGCCGCGAGGGCCTGTGGCCGCATCTGGCCGACGCGATCCTGCGCGAGCTGGTGCCGGCCGGGCTCGCCCAGATCCGCGGCCTCGACGGCGAGGCCGCCCTCGCGCTCCCCGCCGAGGCGCGCGCACGGGCGGTCACGCGCCTGGAGGCGCGCCCCGCGCTGCAGTCCCGTCCGCTGCCGGTGGCCATCGTCCAGCCGCTGCGGCCCGAGCTGCGCGACCTGCATTTCGTCCTCCTCGCCAGCTCCCGCAGCGCGAGCATGGGCCCGCTGCTGCGCGACGCCCTCCTGGCCGCCACGCCGCCGCTGCCCGCTCCCCACGCCGGGCTGCTGGCGCTGCTCGGCGCGTATCGTCCGCAGTATCGCGAGTACTACCGCCTGTTGCTCGACGGCGACGACAACCACGCCGCCCGCGCCCAGGAGGCCGCCACGCTGGCCCTGCGCGCACTGCAGCGCCTGCCGCGCCGGGAGCGTCAGCGCCCCGAGGTCGCCGACGCCCTGGCCGCCCTGGCCGCGGCGCCCCCCGGCGACGCCGACGCGCTGCTCGCCAGCATCCAGACGGAGCGACGTCTGCTGTTCCTGTCGGCGTGGCCCGCCACCGCCCGCAGGCAGGCCGAGCGCCTGCAGTCCCGTCGCCCGTCCACCCGTGCCCACGGCGCGAGCCACGCGGAGGTCTCGCGATGAACGCGCGCGTCGACGCTCTCGTCACCCTGCTCGCCCGCGGCATCGCCCAGCGCGCGCTCTACTTCGCCGAGCACCCCAACGTGCGCAGCTGCGCGCAGGAGCTCGCCCGCGACCTCGGCCAGGAGATCGCCGCCAAGCGCGCGGACTTCTTCCTCGGCGCGGTGGAAGGCCGGCTCATCCACGAGGGGCGCATGCTGCTCGGCGCGTCCATCGTGGGACACAAGATCGCGTCCTCGCTCGATCGCCTGAGCAGCGGCGGCCTGCTCTTCCGCCGCGGCGTGGATGCCGCGGAGCTGTCGACGCTCTTCACCATCGCGGTTGAGCAGGGCGAACCCCTGGACGGCGGACTCGTGGCGGCCCGCGAGCTGCTCGCGTCACGCGGCGTGCGCAACATCGAGCTGTCGCCCCGCTACGAAGACGAGGACTGGTTCGGGCACAAGGGCAGAGGAAGTGGCGGCGGCGACGAGGAAGACGCCGAGGGCGTCGACGAGCTCGCCGACCTGATCCCGGTCTACCAGTCGCTCTTCGAGGTGGTGGAGACGAGCCACGGCCGCGCCACGGGCGACCACGCCGTGGACATCGCCGGGGCGCGCACGGCCAGCGAGCGCTTTCTCGGCGCCACCGAGGCGGGCTTCACGGACATGATGCAGCTCGTCCGCTACACCGACTCGGACAGCTACACCGTGGGGCACTCGGTGCGCGTGGCGCTGCTCTGCGTCCTCGTGGGACAGCACATGGGCCTGCCGCGGCCGCGGCTCGGCGAACTCGCCACCGCCGGGTTGCTGCACGACGTGGGCAAGGCCAAGGTGCCGGCCGAGATCCTCTACAAGGCCGGGCGACTGGACGCCGACGAACTGCGCATCATGCGCATCCACCCGGACGCCGGCGCGAAGATCCTGATCGAGAGCGGCGACGCGTCGAGCACCACGGTCTGCACCGCCTGGGGCCACCACGTGCGCCACGACCTGCGCGGCTACCCGGACGTCCCCGGCTGGGCCGTGCAGGGCGAGGCCACGGCGCTTCTGCAGGCCTGCGACGTCTTCGAGGCGCTCACTGCCGTGCGCCCCTACAAGAAGTCGGTGACGCCCCTGCGCGCCTTCGAGATCATGCTCGCCGACCCGGGCGCCTTCCACCCCGGGGCCCTGCGTGCGCTCGTGGGCGCGCTCGGTCTCTATCCGCCCGGCAGCCGCGTCACCCTGAACGACGGCTCCCGCGCCATCGTGGTGCGCGCCGGCGAGCAGCCGGACCGTCCGCTCGTCCGCGTGACGCGCGACGCCGCGGGCGTGCTGCTCGCCCACGACGACCAGCCCACGATCGACCTCAGCAGCGCCGCCGGCCGGGCGTTCGCGGTGGCCGATCTGCTGTCCGGCTCCGCCGGTCCCGAGCTGGTCGTGGAGGACGCGAAGGACGCCGACGACAGCGGCGACGAGGCCCTCGTCACCGTGGAAGCCGATCCCGCCGCCGGCGACTAGGGGCGTCCGGCTGCCCGGTCGCTGCGACGGTGGACCGTCGCCCGCCGCGCGCGCACCGGGATCGCTCCTCACGCAACCGACGCGTTTCCAACGTCCGCGCCCCTCCGCCGCGCTGGCACGCTAGCTGCGATGGCCGCCACGGCCGCCGTCCCGTCCCCCGCGGCTCGCCGCCCCTCCTCGACCGTTCGAAGAAGGAGCGCGCTGCCATGCACAGCACTTCCATC from Candidatus Latescibacterota bacterium harbors:
- a CDS encoding HD domain-containing protein, coding for MNARVDALVTLLARGIAQRALYFAEHPNVRSCAQELARDLGQEIAAKRADFFLGAVEGRLIHEGRMLLGASIVGHKIASSLDRLSSGGLLFRRGVDAAELSTLFTIAVEQGEPLDGGLVAARELLASRGVRNIELSPRYEDEDWFGHKGRGSGGGDEEDAEGVDELADLIPVYQSLFEVVETSHGRATGDHAVDIAGARTASERFLGATEAGFTDMMQLVRYTDSDSYTVGHSVRVALLCVLVGQHMGLPRPRLGELATAGLLHDVGKAKVPAEILYKAGRLDADELRIMRIHPDAGAKILIESGDASSTTVCTAWGHHVRHDLRGYPDVPGWAVQGEATALLQACDVFEALTAVRPYKKSVTPLRAFEIMLADPGAFHPGALRALVGALGLYPPGSRVTLNDGSRAIVVRAGEQPDRPLVRVTRDAAGVLLAHDDQPTIDLSSAAGRAFAVADLLSGSAGPELVVEDAKDADDSGDEALVTVEADPAAGD